In Saprospiraceae bacterium, the sequence CTCACGTTCCTTCATCTCTACTACATGGGATGATTTTTCTTTTTCAAATTCAGATCGTTTGCTATTAAAATGATCCTTGGCTTCCTGGATCTTTTTTTGTTTTATTTGTTCATTTCTTACTTCCGCTTTTGAAAGCAATTTTTCTGAATTTACCTCCGCTTCATCCGTGATGCGTTTGGCCGCGATTTTGGCCTGCTCTAAGATCAGATCAGATTTTTGATTTGACTGTTCTATAAGTTTTTGTTGTGATTTTTTATTGATATTCGTCAGCAACACATAACAGGCACCTCCTCCTCCGAGTAGACCTGCGATCAATCCTACTATCCATTCCATAGTACTCTATAGTTTTTAAAATAAGTTAAATAAAAAAATGAATAAAGGGGAAGGAATCAATGAGTCAGGACCTCATCCAGCATGTGCTCCATGGTATCCAGTTTATCCTGGACTTCGGGCGAGATACTTTCTGCCCTGGATTCATACAGTTTTACCGCTACGGTCAGTAAGGCCATGGCCATACAATCCTGGCGATCTTTATTGGGAAATGAAATATGCAGCGATTTAAGGGTCTCATTGACTTCATCTACAATCTTTTGCATCGACGGGGCATCTTGCTCACTGACTTGTAGTGAGTAGTTACGACCTTCGATCATGACTTGTAGTGTTTTCATTCTACTTGACTATCCTATATTTTTGACCATTTCGACACATTGATCTACCTGACGAATATATTGATCCAGGGCATGCTCTACTTTACGATGACTTACTTTGGGTGAGTCGGCATACTCTGAAAAAAGATTGCGTTGGTCTTCCAATTCCCTGATGAGCTTTTCTCTTAATTTCAACTCTTTATTCAACTTGACATTTTCGTCATGAAGCAATTTATTCTCCTGTCTGAGCAACTCAACTTTTTGAGCAGCTGTTTTGATCTTCTCTTCCAATCGATCTAATATAACAGGAACAGCTTTCACGAACAAATATATAATATTTTTTAATAATGTATAAAACTCAATTTTTCGCTGGTCTATCTCAAAGTAGCTCCGGTTTTTTCCCTCAGCTTATCCTGGATCAAGGCCATTGATTTTTCCAATTCATTCTCCGTAAGGGTCTGATTTGGATTTTCAAATATAAGGCTTATTGCCAAAGATTTTTTGTCTTTTCCTAACCGCTCCTCCTGCTCAAACACATCAAAAAGGTCGAAGGTCTTCAGGTGATTAGATTTAATTGACTTTAGTACGGTGGAAATATCCGCCCATCTGACCGTTTTATCTACGATGACAGCCAGGTCCCTTCGGACGCTTGGAAATTTGCCGGGGGCAACTACTTTTTCAGTTTGGAGATTTTTCAGGTGTTGCCACAAGGTGAGCATATCGACCTGTGCATAATATACCTCTCCCCTGAGGTCAAATTTTTTGGCCAGTTCGGGGGAAAGACGCCCAAAGTGCAGCAAGGCCTTTGGACCAATTTTGACCTCCTGGCTCTGATTCAAATCAGGATGAGGTACTTCTTCAAATTGGGCTTTGGTCACTCCCCATAATCGTAACAATTGGTCTACCAGTCCCTTGAGGTAGAAAAAGGCTTCTTTATTTTCTTTTAATTGCCAATGAGGTGGGCTGACCGCACCTGAAACAAAAATGGACAAATAATCCTGCTCCGCAAATGGCCAGGAATCATTGGGTCTGGGTAGATAAGTTTTGCCAAACTCGAATAGTTTCAGGTCGGATTGCTGCCGGTTTTGATTGTATTGCAAAGCACTCAGGCCGCTGCGCAGCATATCTGGCCGCATGACATCAAGGTGCACATTGCTGGTATTATTGATAGATACCAGGTCTTTGGTGTCAAAGCCTGAGCCGGTGACCACTCTCGATTCCATCAAGGACAGCCCCATCATCTCATGAAATCCCTGATGACACAGCAAGGATGCCGTGGTTTCCACCAATTGTTGCTTTTTGCTGGCTTCAGACGATATCGCAAAGGATACCTCCATCTTGGCGGGCATAGGTACATTATTAAATCCATGGATCCTCAGGATCTCTTCGATCACATCGATGTCCCTCTTTACATCTGCTTTATTGGTAGGCACTTTGACTCTAATCTGATCATTAGCGATCATTTCTGGTTGCATCTCGAGAGCGTGGAGTATTTGGAGAATGCGCTCATCCGAGATGGATTGGCCTATGACTGCCCTCACTTTGTCAGGAGATACATTGATCACAGCCGGCTCCACCACCCGGGGGTACTGATCGATCACCCGGGAGCCCAATTTGCCTCCAGCCAGCGTCATGATCAGGTGTGCAGCTTCATGGATAGCCCGTACAGTTAGATTAGGATCGGTCCCTTTTTCATACCGTGTAGCAGCATCTGTCCGCAGTACTTGTCGCATACTGGTGCGCCGTATGGAGGAAGCATTGAAGTGAGCGCTTTCTAAAAATATGTTTTTGGTTTTTCCCGTGATACCCGAATGAAGGCCACCAAATACACCAGCGATACATAAAGGTTGAGCCTGGCTATTACAAATCATGAGGTCATCCTGGTGCAAGGTTCGATCAATGCCATCCAGGGTCACAAACCTGGTACCGGCAGGTAGACGCCTGACCCGGATGACCGGAGCCAGGTCCTGACCGGCTTCTACCTGGTCCAGATCAAAAGCATGCAGTGGTTGTCCATAGCCGTGCAGTATATAATTGGTGATATCGACTACATTGTTGATGGCTCTTACACCTATCGCTTTGAGTTTGTCCTTGAGCCATGATGGTGACTCAGCGATGGTCACATCGGTAAGCGTGATGCCGGTGTATCGGGGGCAGGCTTTTTCATCTTCCAGCACAATGGTGGCAGCCCGTGTATCCGATGGAGCATCCAAGGTGATGTCAGGCCGCGCGATCCATCCTCCCTGATCAGGATGATGAATGGCATAATAAGCGGCCAGATCTTTGGCTACGCCCATATGACTGGTGGCATCAGATCGATTGGGTGTGAGGTCTACTTCAAAAATAGTGTCCGTGTATACCTTATATATATCACTAGCCGGTGTGCCGGCGGAATAGTGGTCTTCTAATACCATGATACCGCTGTGATCCTCTCCCAGTCCGAGCTCATCTGATGCACAAATCATGCCTTCTGATACCTCTCCCCTGATTTTCCCCTTTTTGATCTCTATTTTGTCCCCTTTGATGGTATACAAAGTGCAGCCGATCGTGGCGACGAGCACCGTCTGGCCGGCAGCGACATTTGGGGCACCACAGACGATGTGTAGCAAGTCACCTGCTCCGATGTCGACTTTGGTCAAGGAAAGACGGTCTGCATTGGGATGCTTATGACATTCGATTATTTTACCGACTACTACTCCCTTCAAGCCTCCTGGTATACTCTCGTAGTCAGCATACCCATCCACGGCGAGGCCAAGATTGGTCAAGGTCTCTGCCAGCTCGGCAGGTGATTGATGTATAGTCAAAAATTCTTTGAGCCAATTAAGTGATATATTCATAATAAAGGACGCAAAGATACGATGACATGCCAGAGTGACGAAA encodes:
- a CDS encoding cell division protein ZapA — its product is MKTLQVMIEGRNYSLQVSEQDAPSMQKIVDEVNETLKSLHISFPNKDRQDCMAMALLTVAVKLYESRAESISPEVQDKLDTMEHMLDEVLTH
- a CDS encoding phenylalanine--tRNA ligase subunit beta, whose product is MNISLNWLKEFLTIHQSPAELAETLTNLGLAVDGYADYESIPGGLKGVVVGKIIECHKHPNADRLSLTKVDIGAGDLLHIVCGAPNVAAGQTVLVATIGCTLYTIKGDKIEIKKGKIRGEVSEGMICASDELGLGEDHSGIMVLEDHYSAGTPASDIYKVYTDTIFEVDLTPNRSDATSHMGVAKDLAAYYAIHHPDQGGWIARPDITLDAPSDTRAATIVLEDEKACPRYTGITLTDVTIAESPSWLKDKLKAIGVRAINNVVDITNYILHGYGQPLHAFDLDQVEAGQDLAPVIRVRRLPAGTRFVTLDGIDRTLHQDDLMICNSQAQPLCIAGVFGGLHSGITGKTKNIFLESAHFNASSIRRTSMRQVLRTDAATRYEKGTDPNLTVRAIHEAAHLIMTLAGGKLGSRVIDQYPRVVEPAVINVSPDKVRAVIGQSISDERILQILHALEMQPEMIANDQIRVKVPTNKADVKRDIDVIEEILRIHGFNNVPMPAKMEVSFAISSEASKKQQLVETTASLLCHQGFHEMMGLSLMESRVVTGSGFDTKDLVSINNTSNVHLDVMRPDMLRSGLSALQYNQNRQQSDLKLFEFGKTYLPRPNDSWPFAEQDYLSIFVSGAVSPPHWQLKENKEAFFYLKGLVDQLLRLWGVTKAQFEEVPHPDLNQSQEVKIGPKALLHFGRLSPELAKKFDLRGEVYYAQVDMLTLWQHLKNLQTEKVVAPGKFPSVRRDLAVIVDKTVRWADISTVLKSIKSNHLKTFDLFDVFEQEERLGKDKKSLAISLIFENPNQTLTENELEKSMALIQDKLREKTGATLR